The nucleotide sequence TCGTAGAGTTCGCCGGGGTGTCGAAGCGGTTCGGAGAGCGTCAGGTCCTCGATGAGGTGTCCTTTCGCGCCGTTGGGCCCGCGATGGTCGGTCTCGTGGGACCGTCCGGAGCAGGCAAGAGCACAGTGCTCGGGATGATTGCCGGAATGGAGGCCTCGGACCGCGGCCACGTTCGGACCAGTGTCGAGACTTCCGGTGGCGCACTCGGGTGGATCGTCCAGTCCTCGCCTCTCCTGACCAGGCGCACAGTGTGGGACAACGTGGCGCTGGGTGGCCGCTGTCTTGGTTTCTCACCTGACATGCAAAAAGTGACGAGCATCCTTGAGCGCCTACGCATCGACGGGCTTGCGCAGCAGAAGGTGAAACGACTGTCGAGAGGTGAGCGTCAGCGTGTGGCGGTCGCGCGTGGTCTCGTTGCTCGGGCGGAGATCCTGCTCGCGGACGAACCCACCGCGTCACTGGATGCGGTTGCGCGGGATGCAGTCACTGACGCCTTGAAGGAGGCGGGGCGGAGCTGCTTGGTGCTTGTCGCGACGCACGATCCGCGGGTCGCTGCAGCGTGCGATGTGGTGTTCAAAGTCGACGGTGGGGCGATCCTCGATGCGCGCTAGGGGGACGTTGCGTGTGCGAGATGCACTCGACGAGACGCTCGCGAACCTCCGCGCACGCTGGGCGTCGTCCCTGTTCGTGTTCCTCGCTGTTCTTGTGCTGGCCTTCGCGTCGATGGCAATGGTCGTCAATGAGGCGTCGTCGATAGCGAGCGATCAGCAGGACCTTTTCGACAGGGGCGGGACGGGCTTCATCATCTCGGACGGGGATGCGGGTGCCAGTCTTTCGGCGGTGCGCTGTGAAGAGCTGAACCATGTCGCCGGAGTGGCATCCGCGGGCGCGCGCGGATCCCTCACTCCAACTGTCGGCGGCTTCCCTGCACGGCTCGTCACCAGCGGGTACGTCCGTTCCGTGCACCCGGGCGTCGACGCCACGGCAGCTACGGTCGCTGGCGCGAGCATTGCCTCTGCCTGGCACTTCGTGGAGGGCAGCGGGATCCGGCTGAGTGACGGTGGGGTCGTGAGCCTTGACGCCGTGCCTGCGAAGTCCGACCGGGATCCTCGCGTAGACGGAGAGGTCTTGGTCGTGGCTCCTGCGTCCTCGATGCAGGCTTCGGAGTGTGTGGTCATCAGTGCGATCTCCTCCCGGGCGGGGGTGGAGGCTCTTGCGACGAACTGGTTCGCGCCGCAGGCCACGTCGGTGTCTCCGCTCGCACCGCAGTTAGGTGCGGCGTCCGGTGTGCACGACCGCTTCATGGGCCGCTCGAGCATCGCTGTTCTTTTGGCAACGGGAGGTCTTGCCGTGCTCATGCTTGTGGGAGTGTGGATCTCGCGGCGCTCCGACTTCGCGCTCTACCGGCTGCTCGGCGCGAAGCGCGGTGCGTTGACCGCCGGGTTGCTGATGGAGTGCGCGCTTCTTCTCTGGATCCCGTCTCTGGCCGGTATCGGGTTTGCCGTCGCTGCTCGACCAGAGTTCGTTTCCGGCCCGGTGTTCGAGGCAGTGACGTTGGCTGCGTTGCAGTTTGTGGTGATGGGATGTGCGGCGCTGCCGCTTGGTGTCCTGCTTTTGTTGACGAAGAACCCGTCGGGCCTCATCCGCGAAGGGGCATGACCGGGGATCCGGCCATATCGTCGGCGCATGCCTCAGACGAGCCGTCCGCCGCCTCCGAAAAAGGTCTGTAAGGATTCCGCGGGATCCGCAAGGGACTCGTTCGCCTCCGATACTGGACATTGATCGACAGCCCGGCGGTATCGCCGTCAATGAGAGCACGGTGGTGTGGCCCGAACTGGGGATGACTCTCACCACCGGGGCGACGATAGCCCGCGGCGTCGGGAACTGCGCTACGGGCACCTACTGTGCATACAGCGGAAGCGGGATGGGCGGATCGAAGCTGACGTTCTCTGTCTGCACGAACGTCAGCACGTCGGCGCTTCGGACCGTGGGGTCCATCGCGAACGGGCGTGGTTCTGGATTGGTCCGTGCCCGCAACTCCGCCGGTACCGTCCTCGGCACGGCCGGTCCGAACAGCTCGACCGATGTCGGACTGGGGACGACGAACCTCCGCTGCACTCTCTGAGCGGGCTAGCCTGAGGGCACGAGCGATGAGTGAGGCGGCTGTAGATATGCGACGGAGGTTGGGGGCGAACCCCTCAGCTGTATCCGCTGCCGCAAAGCAGTACCCACTTGTCACCATAAGCACCACCGCAGGTGCGCCATCATCGAACAAGGCAGTGGTGTTCCGGTCGTTGTTCGACGAGTACTGGCCGAAGGTACACCGGCATCTGTCGTGCTATCTCGACAACAGCGAGGAAGTCAACGAGATCGCCGCAGAGGTGTTCGTCGTGGCATGGAAGAAGTTGGATGCGGGTAAACCGATGAGCCTGCGATGGTTCATTCGCACCGCCGACAACAAGTTGCGCGACGTGGACCGAAAGGCGCATTCGCGCAGCAGGGCGATGGAAGCTCTGTCGCGGGGGTTGAGAAGCGCGGCCGACGCGATTCACCCGCTTGACGCGCTGGCATTGCAAGAGGCGTTGAGGTCGCTGAGCGCTCGCGAGCGACAAGTCGTCGTCCTCACCTACTGGGATGAGCTCAGCGCTGGCGAGATCGCCGATATCCTGCGTTCCAGCCAACCGGCCGTGTGGACGACCCTCACTCGGGCGCGAGCCAAACTGCGTGCACAGTTGGAACCGAGGGAGGGCAGATCGTGAACATCTCCGACGATGAGATTGACCGCTTGTTCCGTGCTGCCAACCCGGCTCCGGCGTCCAGCGAACGGCTGAGTGCTCACGCTATCGCTGTGCGCGAGAGCATCATCAGAGGGACACACGCTCCCGCGCAGGAGCGGCAGGGGTGGGCCTGGGGCCGCTTCGCTGTTGCGGTGGCGGCCATCGTCGCTATCGTCGTCGTCGTAACCAACGTTATCGCTCCGACGCAGCAGGCCATCGCGCTCACACCGCCTCCTCTTCAGTACACGAACCCTCAGCCGCTCTCATCAGTCGTGCAGGAGGCGAAGGATCGACTCGGATCGACGGTGCCCGTGGACCAAGAACGCCGAGTCTCCTCGCTTGTCTGGGGATGGAGCATCGATATGGCGAAAGAGAAGATCGAATCCGTCCCTCAGGTCATCATGTTCGAATGGGCGCCCGCGACCGGGTCCCGCAGCACCATCGTCGCCGGCGAGCCGTACTGGCCGGACGGGGTTCGACCGGAGGGTATCGAGGCGAGTCCGTATAAGCCGGGGGACACCATTACGGAGCTCATCACCGCGCCCGAGGACTTGAAGATCCCGGCCGACGTCGTGAACTTGAATGACGCGTCGCGCGAGTCAGTGGATAGGGCGCTCACTAGCCTTGGCGTGAGGCCCTCCTCTCCATCGGGTGAGGTCCTGGTTGGTATCGGGCGGCTACTGAGTTACTGGACTCTGACGAACGAACAGCATGCCGCCCTCATTGACCGGCTAATCGACGCCGGCGGTGTGACCGTGTTGGGAAGCTCGACGGACAGGCTCGGGCGGGACGTAATCGGGCTGCGGGTGACCGACCCTGCTACGGACTACCAGGACACCGTCCTCATCTCCCGCGATACGGGCCGGATCGTCGGTATGGAGAATGAGCTGACCGTCGCCCAGGACGTCATTCCTGCGGGTGTGGTCGGCTATACACTCTGGGACGTCGAGTAGGCGCCTCTCGAGCGAGCAGTCGTCTTCGGCGTTGCAGACCGGTGGCGCGATCCCGGCCATCGCGATCGTCACCATGGTGATCCTGCTGGTCGCCGGCCTGCTCCTAATCCTCTTCGCTCGTCGGCGGCGGGCGGATCAGGTCTTCGAGGATCGGGCGTGCGATGCGGCCCGGCCCCCGTGATCCGGGCCGCATCGGGGTAGCCGGGGCACGCAGGGGGGATCTCCGTCGACGTCTTACGTCGATCATCATGCACTTTCAGGTAGATTGCTGACCCTCTTCGCGGAAGAAAGTCGCGTAACCATAGACGAAAGCACCTCTGGTGCCCGCTTCGGCGGGCTATTATTCTCTGCGTTATCTCAGCTTGGTGGGCGGGCCGGTTGGGCGATGCACAGGAGTGCTCATGCGGTTTTCACTGCGTCCGCTGTCCGAAAACGGAACGAGGGGCCGGGGAACCAGGGGGAGGCCATCTCGGCGCGCGCCCTGGGCTGTGGCGACGATGCTCGCCCTCGTCCTCGGGTCGCTCGTCGCGCCCGTGACCCCGGCCACCGCGGCCCCCGGCGACCCGGCCCAGCTGTATCTCGGGCCGTCGTACGAGGCGACGACGATCGGCTCCAACAAGGACCTCGTCGCACCGACGGAGTGCCCGGCGAACACCGTGCTTACCGGGGTGCAGACCGAGAACCGGCAGAACGTGGATCCCACCAATGCGAATTCGATCCTGGTGCGGCTGAGCCTGCAGTGCGCCACGATCACGGTCTCCGACACCGGCGCGATCACGGGGGTGGTCAATCCCACCTGGCTGACCGGTCCGACGTGGGATCAGAGCCGTGGCAACGTGCAGACCGCGACCTGTCCGGCGAACACCTACGTGCACCGCATCACCGGCACGACCTTCGTCGGTGTGGGCACGAGCCGGTGGCCGTCCTCCGTGCAGATCACCTGCCGCCCGCTCGTGTTCACCGCGGCCGGAGAGCTGCGCGTCGACCTCTCCGCCACGCCGACGATCCTCACGGCGGGTGAGAACTTCAACACGACCGGCGGGCTGGACACACCCACCCCGCAGTGCGGGCCCGGGGGCACCTCGGGGACGAGCGACATCCTCGTCCGGGGGTACCGCGCCCAGGGCGGTGGCGAGGGCATCGACGGATTCACGCCCTCCTGCACCACGATCGCCGACGACTTCGGCGACGCGCCGGCCAGCTACGGGTCCGTCTCGCAGGAGCTGAATGCCGCGACCTACCTGGGCTGGTCGGCCGACCCCGAGACCGCGATGCAATCGAACGCCACGGCCACCGGCGATGACGCGGTCGGCGGCACCGCCCCCAACCAGACCATCGACGACGAGACCGGCGTCTCCGCGTTCGGGGAGATCATCGCGGGCGTCACCGACTCCTACTCGGTCTCGGTGCTGGCCTCGAACAAGCTCTCCGCGGTTCCGGCCACCCTCGTCGGCTGGGTGGACTTCAACCGCAACGGCGTCTTCGACGCGAACGAGGGCGCGTCCGTCGTGGTGCCGGCCGGGACGCCGGACGGGTCGTCCTTCACACTGACGTGGTCGGGGATCGCCCCGCAGACCGTCGCCGGTCCCACGTTCGCGCGCTTCCGGCTCGGTGCCGGGTCGACGCTCACGACCTCGACGCCGACCGGCACCGGCGGCCCCGGTGAGGTGGAGGACTACGCGCTCACGATCACTGCCGCGGCACCCGTGCTGGAGCTGACGAAGACGGCCACCCCGACGACCATCACCGCGGCGGGGCAGACCATCACCTACAGCTTCGCCGTCGCCAACACCGGGAACGTGGCGATCTCGGACATCGGCATCACCGAGACCTCCTTCAGCGGCACCGGCACCCTCGGCGCGGTCAGCTGCGCCGCGAGCACGCTCGACGTCGGGGAGAGCACGACATGTACCGCGACGTACGCCGCGACGCAGGCGGACGTCGATGCGGGCACCATCACGAACACCGCCGTCGCCACCGGCACCTCCGCAGCAGGTTCCGGCGTCGAGAGCAACCCGAGCGACGCCGTCGTCACGGCGACGCAGAACACCGCGCTCACCGTGCTGAAGTCGGCATCGCCGTCCGGCCCGGATGACTTCGTGGTCGGCCAGGTGATCGACTACTCCTTCGTCGTCACCAACACGGGCAACGTGACGGTGACGGACGTCTCGATCGACGAGACCGCCTTCGACGGGTCCGGCTCGCTCTCGCCCGCCGTGTGTCCGTCGACGCCGCTCGCGCCCGGGGCGCAGATGACCTGTACGGCCACCTACACCCTGACCCAGGCCGACGTGGACAACGGATCGGTCAGCAACACCGCCACCGCGACCGGCGTGCCTCCGGGGTCGCTGGTGCCGCCCGTCTCCCCGCCGTCGACCGTCCGGGTGCCGGTCGATCCGGCACCGGCGATCACGCTCGAGAAGTCGGCGGACACGACCGCCATCACCGGCGCCGGGCAGACCATCGTCTACTCGTTCCTCGTGACCAACAGCGGCAACGTCACGCTCACCGACGTCACGGTGGATGAGGGCGCGTTCTCCGGCACGGGCCCGCTCGATGTGACGTGTCCGGCCGGGGCCGCCTCGCTGAGTCCCGGCGCCCAGGTCACGTGCACGGCGACCTACACGGTCACCGCGGCGGACTACAACACGTCCGCGCTGACCAACACGGCCACCGCCACCGGCACCCCGCCCGACGGCACGCCGCCGGTGTCCCCGCCCTCGTCTGTCGAGATCCCGGTCACGCCGGCACCGGCCCTGACGGTGGTGAAGACCGCCGATCGGAGCGAGATCACCGCGGCAGGACAGACCGTCAACTACTCCTTCGTGCTCACCAACACGGGGAACGTGACGCTCACCGACGTCACGGTCAACGAGGTGTCGTTCTCCGGGACGGGTCCGGCTCCGGTGGTGACCTGCCCCGCGGGTGCCGCTTCGCTCGCTCCCGGTGACTCCGTGACCTGCACGGCGCCCTATGTGGTGACCCAGGCGGATATGGACGCCGGAGTGCTGACGAACACCGCCACCGGCACCGGCACCCCGCCGGGAGGCGGCGAGCCGCCGGTGTCGCCGCCGTCGTCGGTCGTGGTGCCGGCCATCGAATCGCCGGCCATCACGGTCGTGAAGTCCGCCGATCCCGCCACCGTGTCGACGGTCGGCACGCCCATCACGTACTCCTTCCTGGTGACCAACACGGGCAACGTCACGCTCACGGATGTCACCGTGACCGAGACGGCCTTCACCGGGACCGGGACGGCTCCGGCCATCACGTGCCCTGCCGGTGCGGCATCTCTTGCGCCCTCCGCGCAGATCACCTGCACCGCGACGTACACGACCACGCAGGCCGACATCGATGCGGGACAGATCACCAACACGGCCACCGCGACCGGGACGCCCCCGGGAGAGGGTGAGCCGCCGGTGTCCCCGCCGTCGACCGCGATCGTCACGGTCCCGCCGGCCCCGGCTCTGACCGTCGCCAAGACGGCCGACCGCACGGAGATCACCGCGGCCGGGCAGACCATCACTTACTCGTTCCTCATCACGAACACGGGCAACGTGACCCTGACCGACGTCGCCGTCACGGAGACCGCGTTCACCGGCACGGGCGCCGCGCCGGTCGCGACCTGTCCCGCCGAGGCCGCCTCGCTGGCTCCCGGAGCCACGGTGACGTGCACCGCGCCATACGTGGTGACCCAGGAGGACGTGGACGCCGGGGGTGTCACGAACACCGCCACGGTGACGGGCAACCCGCCCGGTCCCGGCACGCCGCCGGTGTCGCCACCGTCCACGGTCGTCGTGCCGTCGATCGAGTCGCCCGGGATCACGGTCGTGAAGTCGGCCTCTCCGAACACCGCGGCAGACTACGACGTGGGCCAGGAGATCACCTACTCGTTCGTGGTGACCAACACGGGCAACGTCACGTTGACCGACGTGACCGTGAACGAGACGGCGTTCTCCGGGTCGGGCGACATGTCGCCGATCACCTGTCCGGCCGATGCGGCGTCGCTCGCTCCGGGCGCACAGGTCACCTGCACCGCCACGTACACCCTCACGCAGGCGGACGTGGATGCGGGCCGGCTCACCAACACGGCCACCGCGACCGGCACGCCGCCCTCCGGCGAGCCGCCGGTGTCGCCCCCGTCGTCGGTGGAGCTGCCGGGAGACCCGCAGCCGGCGATGACGGTCGTGAAGAGCGCCGATCGCACCACGATCACGGCTGCGGGGCAGACGATCACGTATTCGTTCCTCGTGACGAACACCGGGAACGTGACGATCACGGATGCGACCGTGACCGAGACGTCGTTCTCGGGTACGGGGACGGCTCCGGTGGTGACGTGTCCGTCGGAGGCGTCGTCGCTGGCGCCGGGTGCTCAGGTGACCTGCACGGCGGAGTATGTCGTGACGCAGGCGGATGTGGATGCGGGTGGGGTGACCAATGCCGCGACGGTGACGGGGAACCCTCCGGGTGGTGGTGAGCCGCCGGTGTCCCCGCCGTCCGAGGTCGAGGTCCCGTCCGATCCCCAGCCGGCGATGACGGTCGTGAAGAGCGCCGATCGCACCACGATCACCGCCGCGGGCCAGACGATCACGTATTCGTTCCTCGTGACGAACACCGGCAACGTGACCATCACGGATGCGACCGTGACGGAGACGTCGTTCTCCGGCACGGGCACTCCGCCGGTCGTCACCTGCCCGTCCGAGGCGTCGTCACTGGCGCCCGGAGCCCAGGTCACCTGCACGGCGCCGTATGTCGTGACCCAGGCGGACATGGACGCCGGACAGCTTTTGAACACCGCGACCGTCACGGGCACCCCGCCCGGCGGCGGTGAGCCGCCGGTCTCCCCTCCGTCGACCGTGCTGGTGCCGGGTGAGCCCGCGCCCGGGCTGTCGGTGG is from Microbacterium sp. BLY and encodes:
- a CDS encoding RNA polymerase sigma factor, with product MSEAAVDMRRRLGANPSAVSAAAKQYPLVTISTTAGAPSSNKAVVFRSLFDEYWPKVHRHLSCYLDNSEEVNEIAAEVFVVAWKKLDAGKPMSLRWFIRTADNKLRDVDRKAHSRSRAMEALSRGLRSAADAIHPLDALALQEALRSLSARERQVVVLTYWDELSAGEIADILRSSQPAVWTTLTRARAKLRAQLEPREGRS
- a CDS encoding ABC transporter ATP-binding protein, which codes for MSKRFGERQVLDEVSFRAVGPAMVGLVGPSGAGKSTVLGMIAGMEASDRGHVRTSVETSGGALGWIVQSSPLLTRRTVWDNVALGGRCLGFSPDMQKVTSILERLRIDGLAQQKVKRLSRGERQRVAVARGLVARAEILLADEPTASLDAVARDAVTDALKEAGRSCLVLVATHDPRVAAACDVVFKVDGGAILDAR
- a CDS encoding GEVED domain-containing protein gives rise to the protein MLALVLGSLVAPVTPATAAPGDPAQLYLGPSYEATTIGSNKDLVAPTECPANTVLTGVQTENRQNVDPTNANSILVRLSLQCATITVSDTGAITGVVNPTWLTGPTWDQSRGNVQTATCPANTYVHRITGTTFVGVGTSRWPSSVQITCRPLVFTAAGELRVDLSATPTILTAGENFNTTGGLDTPTPQCGPGGTSGTSDILVRGYRAQGGGEGIDGFTPSCTTIADDFGDAPASYGSVSQELNAATYLGWSADPETAMQSNATATGDDAVGGTAPNQTIDDETGVSAFGEIIAGVTDSYSVSVLASNKLSAVPATLVGWVDFNRNGVFDANEGASVVVPAGTPDGSSFTLTWSGIAPQTVAGPTFARFRLGAGSTLTTSTPTGTGGPGEVEDYALTITAAAPVLELTKTATPTTITAAGQTITYSFAVANTGNVAISDIGITETSFSGTGTLGAVSCAASTLDVGESTTCTATYAATQADVDAGTITNTAVATGTSAAGSGVESNPSDAVVTATQNTALTVLKSASPSGPDDFVVGQVIDYSFVVTNTGNVTVTDVSIDETAFDGSGSLSPAVCPSTPLAPGAQMTCTATYTLTQADVDNGSVSNTATATGVPPGSLVPPVSPPSTVRVPVDPAPAITLEKSADTTAITGAGQTIVYSFLVTNSGNVTLTDVTVDEGAFSGTGPLDVTCPAGAASLSPGAQVTCTATYTVTAADYNTSALTNTATATGTPPDGTPPVSPPSSVEIPVTPAPALTVVKTADRSEITAAGQTVNYSFVLTNTGNVTLTDVTVNEVSFSGTGPAPVVTCPAGAASLAPGDSVTCTAPYVVTQADMDAGVLTNTATGTGTPPGGGEPPVSPPSSVVVPAIESPAITVVKSADPATVSTVGTPITYSFLVTNTGNVTLTDVTVTETAFTGTGTAPAITCPAGAASLAPSAQITCTATYTTTQADIDAGQITNTATATGTPPGEGEPPVSPPSTAIVTVPPAPALTVAKTADRTEITAAGQTITYSFLITNTGNVTLTDVAVTETAFTGTGAAPVATCPAEAASLAPGATVTCTAPYVVTQEDVDAGGVTNTATVTGNPPGPGTPPVSPPSTVVVPSIESPGITVVKSASPNTAADYDVGQEITYSFVVTNTGNVTLTDVTVNETAFSGSGDMSPITCPADAASLAPGAQVTCTATYTLTQADVDAGRLTNTATATGTPPSGEPPVSPPSSVELPGDPQPAMTVVKSADRTTITAAGQTITYSFLVTNTGNVTITDATVTETSFSGTGTAPVVTCPSEASSLAPGAQVTCTAEYVVTQADVDAGGVTNAATVTGNPPGGGEPPVSPPSEVEVPSDPQPAMTVVKSADRTTITAAGQTITYSFLVTNTGNVTITDATVTETSFSGTGTPPVVTCPSEASSLAPGAQVTCTAPYVVTQADMDAGQLLNTATVTGTPPGGGEPPVSPPSTVLVPGEPAPGLSVVKTADRTTITAAGQTITYSFLVTNTGNVTITDATVTETSFSGTGTAPVAECPAGAASLAPGAQVTCTAEYVVTQADVDAGGVTNAATVTGTPPGGGEPPVSPPSEVEVPSDPQPALTVVKTADRSTITAAGQTITYSFLVTNTGNVTLTDVAVDEGAFTGTGTPPVVTCPDAASSLAPGAQVTCTAPYVVTQADMDAGQITNAATVTGTPPGGGEPPVSPPSTVVVPGDRTPAITVVKSATPDSPDAYEVGQEVTYSFVVTNTGNVTLTDVTVDEGSFSGTGTMSDIVCPAGAASMAPAAQIICTATYELTQADIDAGQVTNTATATGVPPGDLVPPVSPPSQARVPALPAPDLSIVKSATPATMTTVGQTLRYDFVVTNTGNVTLTDVAVDEGDFSGTGGLSPVDCPEEASSMLPGQTVTCSATYTTTQADVDSGALTNTATATGNPPGGGEPPVSPPSTVRVPFDGTNGLDIEKRATAVDVNGNGRTDPGDRVEWTIIVTNIGAQTVDDIVVTDPTAGPVTCPATSLASGEEMTCTVPLHTVTADDVRRGGVRNVATATGNTPGGPVDPPSSQTFTRVLPPPPSGLAVTGGVLSAGGLLLGGLMILAGLGLGLTRGLRRREEDHEQQ
- a CDS encoding LPXTG cell wall anchor domain-containing protein, whose protein sequence is MQTGGAIPAIAIVTMVILLVAGLLLILFARRRRADQVFEDRACDAARPP